In Nitrospinota bacterium, one DNA window encodes the following:
- a CDS encoding HD domain-containing protein: MLEQLRAFWPAGLHGRLFLAGGAVRDHLLGVPRNDADMVALVSPDVLTKLGFVRVDGVSTEPVWARTVAGVGRMEVRPIDPALPLEKELARRDFSINAIAMRLDGTLIDPLGGAAALRQKRLTACSPQTFTGDPVRLFRAFRFECAGYAMDEGTKRLIFGHEWEGALRRIPVERFSREMEKAFGLEKPRLFFTAMREHNVGRGYFPELFRMAAVPAGPKEYHPEGDMLTHSLEALERAAALSPDPLARFGAFMHDIGKLLTDPAQYPSHHNHDKAGAPLAKKICARLRLPGDWVKTAVAASYLHQTAGLWPGLRDTTKLRLAENAARQGMERRLPVIVRADRGNFDDAQWAHAVNAATMTVKDLGIDPRIFGECRDDDWCKNECPLHKRGKKCPMPVADRSSFLTQRRVEKYRQLVGQ, encoded by the coding sequence GTGCTTGAACAGTTGCGCGCCTTCTGGCCCGCCGGGTTGCACGGCAGGCTTTTTCTGGCCGGCGGCGCCGTGCGCGACCATCTGCTGGGGGTTCCGCGCAACGACGCCGATATGGTGGCGCTGGTTTCCCCCGATGTCCTCACAAAGCTGGGATTCGTGCGCGTGGACGGCGTGAGCACCGAGCCGGTCTGGGCGCGGACGGTCGCCGGCGTGGGGCGGATGGAGGTGCGGCCCATCGACCCGGCCCTGCCGCTGGAGAAAGAACTGGCCCGGCGCGATTTTTCCATCAACGCCATCGCCATGCGGCTGGACGGCACGCTCATCGATCCGCTGGGGGGCGCGGCGGCGCTCCGGCAAAAACGGCTGACCGCCTGTTCGCCGCAAACGTTCACCGGCGATCCGGTACGGCTCTTCCGCGCCTTCCGGTTCGAATGCGCGGGATATGCGATGGACGAGGGGACGAAACGGCTCATTTTCGGCCACGAGTGGGAAGGGGCGCTGCGGCGCATCCCGGTGGAGCGGTTTTCCCGCGAGATGGAAAAAGCGTTTGGGCTGGAGAAGCCGCGGCTTTTTTTTACCGCGATGAGGGAGCACAACGTGGGGCGGGGCTATTTCCCCGAACTGTTCCGGATGGCCGCGGTGCCGGCCGGGCCGAAAGAGTATCACCCGGAAGGGGACATGCTCACCCATTCGCTGGAGGCGCTGGAACGGGCCGCCGCGCTTTCACCCGACCCGCTTGCCCGCTTCGGCGCGTTCATGCACGACATCGGCAAACTGCTGACCGATCCCGCGCAGTATCCCAGTCATCACAACCACGACAAGGCGGGCGCGCCGTTGGCGAAAAAAATCTGCGCCCGGCTGCGGCTTCCCGGCGATTGGGTGAAGACAGCGGTTGCCGCAAGCTATCTGCATCAAACCGCGGGGCTGTGGCCCGGATTGCGCGACACCACGAAGCTGAGGCTGGCCGAAAACGCCGCGCGGCAGGGGATGGAGCGGCGGCTGCCGGTGATCGTCCGGGCCGACCGGGGGAATTTCGACGACGCGCAGTGGGCGCACGCCGTGAACGCCGCCACCATGACGGTGAAAGACCTCGGCATAGACCCGCGCATTTTCGGGGAATGCCGCGACGACGACTGGTGCAAAAACGAATGTCCGCTGCACAAGCGCGGCAAGAAATGCCCGATGCCGGTCGCTGACCGCTCCTCTTTCCTCACCCAGCGCCGCGTGGAAAAGTACCGCCAGCTTGTTGGGCAATGA
- the pssA gene encoding CDP-diacylglycerol--serine O-phosphatidyltransferase, with protein MLDEQDVSGRDTPLRSKLRRGIFILPSLITTLSFFSGFYALIASFNGEYYHAAVAIILAGLFDFLDGKIARLTNTATNFGMEYDSLADLMSFGIAPGFLVYSWALQPYGRIGYMAAFLYVICGALRLARFNTLAHSGLGQGRFVGLPIPGAALVIASMIVMTKDFFLLEKLPPMVLVATVYALAFLMVSNVRYFSAKQIDFSRRRPFSILVFMVLVIYILAVMPELMLFIVAVGYAVSGPLEWVVAKLFQRDSAGAETPRHLHK; from the coding sequence ATGCTTGATGAACAGGACGTTTCCGGACGTGATACGCCCCTGCGGAGCAAGCTCCGCCGCGGGATATTCATTCTCCCCTCGCTTATCACCACGCTCAGTTTTTTCAGCGGGTTCTACGCGCTGATCGCCTCGTTCAACGGGGAGTACTACCACGCGGCGGTCGCCATCATCCTCGCGGGGCTGTTCGATTTCCTCGACGGCAAGATCGCCCGCCTCACCAACACCGCCACCAACTTCGGCATGGAGTACGATTCGCTCGCCGACCTGATGTCGTTCGGCATAGCCCCCGGCTTCCTGGTCTACTCGTGGGCGTTGCAGCCGTATGGCCGCATCGGGTATATGGCGGCTTTCCTCTATGTCATTTGCGGCGCGCTCCGGCTGGCGCGGTTCAACACGCTGGCGCATTCCGGCCTGGGGCAGGGACGGTTCGTGGGGCTGCCGATACCGGGCGCGGCGCTGGTGATCGCCTCGATGATCGTCATGACCAAGGATTTCTTCCTGCTGGAAAAGCTGCCGCCGATGGTGCTGGTCGCCACGGTTTACGCGCTGGCGTTCCTGATGGTCAGCAACGTCCGTTATTTCAGCGCCAAGCAGATCGATTTCAGCCGGCGCCGTCCGTTCAGCATCCTCGTCTTCATGGTGCTCGTCATTTACATCCTGGCGGTGATGCCGGAACTGATGCTCTTTATCGTGGCGGTCGGCTACGCCGTGTCCGGTCCCCTGGAATGGGTCGTCGCCAAGCTGTTCCAGCGCGATTCGGCCGGCGCCGAAACGCCGCGCCACTTGCACAAATAA
- a CDS encoding histidine--tRNA ligase, with protein MADKSVKAVKGVKDILPADAGLWREVERRARAQFARFGFKEIVLPIFEKTEVFVKGVGEETDIVQKEMYTFEDRGGESLTLRPEGTASCVRAFIEHSMYHPPGAITKLYYFGPMFRRERPQAGRFRQFYQIGAELFGAAEPEADAEAIHLLWLFIQSINIKGPRLYLNSLGCDVCRPPFRAALVDFLTARKERLCETCQGRYGRNPLRVFDCKAHGCRQVMTEAPAIDKHHCPDCEAHFARVKKGLDALAIPYELNPRMVRGLDYYNRTVFEVTAEGLGSQNSIAGGGRYDDLIGNSGGPAVPAIGFALGVERLLESIGAPLEFSPGHPDVFIVYMEAAADEAFRIAGRLRQKGIAVEKAFKPASLKNQMGKADKSGARFALIIGEEELATRTAILKYLKGSLQLKLSLNTLEKELVSYVEECRKDAGTFFEYFKNAISLSGQMK; from the coding sequence ATGGCGGATAAATCAGTCAAGGCGGTCAAGGGGGTCAAGGACATACTCCCCGCCGATGCCGGTCTTTGGCGCGAGGTGGAGCGGCGCGCCCGCGCCCAGTTCGCCCGCTTCGGTTTTAAAGAGATCGTCCTGCCGATATTTGAGAAGACCGAGGTCTTCGTCAAAGGGGTGGGGGAAGAAACCGACATCGTCCAAAAGGAGATGTACACCTTCGAGGACCGCGGCGGCGAAAGCCTCACCCTCCGCCCGGAGGGAACGGCAAGCTGCGTCCGCGCGTTCATCGAACACTCGATGTACCACCCGCCGGGAGCCATCACCAAGCTCTACTACTTCGGCCCGATGTTCCGCCGCGAGCGGCCGCAGGCCGGGCGGTTCCGCCAGTTTTACCAGATCGGCGCGGAACTTTTTGGGGCGGCCGAGCCGGAGGCGGACGCGGAGGCGATCCACCTTCTGTGGCTCTTCATCCAGAGCATCAACATCAAGGGGCCGCGCCTCTACCTCAACAGTCTGGGGTGCGATGTCTGCCGCCCGCCGTTCCGCGCCGCGCTGGTCGATTTTTTGACCGCCCGCAAAGAGCGGCTCTGCGAAACCTGCCAGGGACGTTACGGGCGCAACCCGCTGCGCGTGTTCGACTGCAAGGCCCACGGCTGCCGGCAGGTGATGACCGAAGCGCCCGCCATCGACAAACACCACTGCCCCGATTGCGAAGCGCATTTCGCCCGCGTGAAGAAGGGGCTGGACGCGCTGGCGATTCCGTATGAGTTGAACCCCCGCATGGTGCGCGGGCTGGATTACTACAACCGCACGGTGTTCGAAGTCACCGCCGAAGGCCTCGGCTCGCAAAACTCCATCGCGGGCGGCGGGCGCTACGACGACCTCATAGGGAACAGCGGCGGCCCCGCGGTGCCGGCCATCGGCTTCGCGCTGGGCGTGGAGCGGCTGCTGGAATCGATCGGCGCGCCGCTGGAATTTTCGCCGGGGCATCCCGATGTCTTCATCGTTTACATGGAAGCGGCGGCGGACGAGGCGTTCCGCATCGCGGGCCGCCTGCGCCAAAAAGGGATCGCGGTGGAAAAGGCGTTCAAGCCGGCCAGCCTCAAGAACCAGATGGGGAAAGCGGACAAATCGGGCGCCCGCTTCGCGCTCATCATCGGCGAAGAGGAGCTTGCCACGCGCACCGCCATTTTGAAATACCTGAAGGGCAGTTTGCAACTAAAGCTTTCGCTAAACACCCTCGAAAAGGAACTTGTATCCTATGTGGAAGAATGTAGAAAAGATGCGGGAACTTTTTTTGAGTACTTTAAAAACGCCATATCCCTTTCCGGACAAATGAAATAA